One Roseimaritima multifibrata DNA window includes the following coding sequences:
- a CDS encoding sugar ABC transporter ATP-binding protein: MSTELLQVSNVCKRFGPTEALRNVSLTVRAGEVLALIGENGAGKSTLLKVLSGAHFADRGQMKIDGKDFRPAGPADARRQGVGMIYQELNLAPELSVEDNLQLGQGGFGLLLRHRDRPQVREALQTVGLSDLDPRAIVGEQSVATQQLVEIARALVSNARIILFDEPTSSLPQADVARLFDIIRKLKDRGIGIVYISHFLEEVRDITDTYSVLRDGQNVGDGSINDISDDQIVSLMVGRDVKELYPAVPHSVAEPWIEIQELSGNPTPQNVSLQLHRGEVFGVAGLVGAGRTELLRTLFGLDSTDKGKILVHQRVVGNSVRARRAAGFGFLSEDRKGEGLAQDLSILENITLGALQPYSCWGWLNLRKRHRSATEWMKRMEVKAASATQPVSQLSGGNQQKVALARILHQGAELLLLDEPTKGIDVGTKAEIYRMIGNLAAEGKTVVFVSSYLPELLAVCDRIGVMARGEVREVRDAADWTADEIMTTAVALGTDTI, encoded by the coding sequence ATGTCCACGGAGCTACTTCAAGTATCGAACGTATGCAAGCGGTTTGGCCCGACCGAGGCGCTTCGCAATGTTTCACTAACGGTACGCGCTGGGGAAGTCTTAGCGTTGATCGGTGAAAACGGAGCCGGTAAAAGCACTTTGTTAAAAGTGCTGAGTGGTGCTCACTTTGCCGACCGTGGACAGATGAAAATCGACGGCAAGGATTTTCGACCTGCGGGACCTGCCGACGCGCGACGCCAAGGCGTCGGAATGATCTACCAGGAACTGAACCTAGCACCCGAGCTGAGCGTTGAAGATAACCTTCAACTGGGGCAGGGCGGTTTCGGACTGTTGCTGCGACATCGCGACCGTCCTCAAGTCCGCGAAGCCTTACAGACGGTCGGCCTGAGCGACCTAGATCCCCGAGCCATTGTCGGCGAACAATCCGTTGCCACGCAGCAACTGGTCGAAATCGCGCGTGCTTTGGTCAGCAACGCCCGGATCATTCTGTTTGATGAACCGACCAGTTCCCTTCCCCAAGCGGATGTTGCCCGCTTATTCGATATCATTCGCAAGCTGAAAGATCGTGGAATCGGCATCGTTTACATCAGCCATTTTTTGGAAGAGGTTCGCGATATCACGGACACTTATTCGGTACTACGTGATGGACAAAACGTCGGTGACGGATCAATCAACGACATTTCTGATGATCAAATTGTTTCTTTAATGGTCGGTCGCGACGTGAAGGAGCTTTATCCGGCAGTGCCTCATTCGGTCGCTGAACCGTGGATCGAAATCCAAGAATTATCCGGCAACCCAACTCCTCAAAACGTTTCTCTGCAACTGCATCGCGGTGAAGTCTTTGGCGTGGCGGGGTTGGTGGGAGCCGGTAGAACCGAATTGCTGCGGACCCTTTTTGGATTGGATTCGACCGATAAAGGGAAGATCCTGGTCCATCAAAGAGTCGTAGGCAATTCCGTCAGAGCTAGACGTGCCGCCGGATTCGGATTCCTCTCTGAAGATCGCAAAGGCGAAGGGCTGGCTCAAGATTTATCGATTCTTGAAAACATTACGCTGGGTGCCCTGCAACCCTACTCCTGCTGGGGATGGCTGAATTTGCGAAAGCGACACCGCTCGGCGACCGAGTGGATGAAACGGATGGAAGTGAAAGCAGCTTCCGCCACTCAGCCGGTCTCCCAACTATCCGGCGGAAACCAACAGAAGGTTGCGCTGGCAAGAATCTTGCACCAAGGAGCTGAGCTGCTACTACTAGACGAACCGACCAAAGGGATCGATGTTGGCACAAAAGCCGAGATCTACCGAATGATTGGCAACCTTGCCGCGGAAGGAAAAACCGTCGTCTTCGTCAGTTCCTATCTTCCGGAATTACTTGCTGTCTGCGACAGGATTGGCGTGATGGCACGTGGCGAAGTCCGCGAGGTTCGCGATGCCGCGGACTGGACGGCAGACGAAATCATGACCACTGCCGTTGCCCTTGGCACCGATACGATTTAG